The following DNA comes from Mycobacteroides immunogenum.
TTTCCCGCAACCACGCGTGTTCGGGGCCTACGCCCGGATAGTCCAGACCGGCTGAGATCGAATGGGATTCGATGGTCTGACCGTCGTCGTCCTGCAACAAGTAGGAGTACGAGCCCTGGAAAGCGCCCGGGGTGCCGCCGGTGAATGTAGCTGCGTGCCTACCGGTTTCGACTCCGTCGCCCGCGGCCTCGTATCCCACCAGTCGCACCGCGGGATCGTCGATGAAGGCGTGGAAGATGCCGATCGCGTTCGAGCCACCGCCGACGCAGGCCACTACCGCATCCGGCAATCTGCCCACCTGATCGAGAACCTGGGCCCGCGCCTCCATGCCGATGATGCGCTGGAAATCGCGGACCATCACCGGGAAGGGATGCGGTCCCGCGGCGGTACCGAAGCAGTAGTAGGTGTTGTGCGCATTGGTCACCCAATCGCGCATCGCGTCATTGATGGCGTCTTTGAGGGTTTTGGACCCCGATTCCACCGACACCACCGTCGAACCCAGTAGCCGCATCCGTGCGACGTTGAGCGCCTGCCGCGCGGTGTCGACGGCGCCCATGTAAATCACGCACTCCAAGCCGAGTAACGCGCACGCGGTGGCCGTCGCCACGCCGTGCTGTCCGGCGCCGGTTTCCGCGATGACGCGCGTCTTGCCCATCTTCTTGGCCAGCAGAACCTGTCCCAGAACATTGTTGATCTTGTGGGAACCGGTGTGGTTCAGGTCTTCTCGCTTGAGCAGAATGCGCGCACCGCCGGCGTGGGCGCGCAGCCTGTCGGCCTCGTACAGCGGAGAGGGGCGTCCCACATAGTGCGTCTGCAAACGATCAAGCTCGGCGAGGAACGACTGGTCAGATCGGATCTTCTCGTATGCGGCGGTCACTTCCTCGATGACGGCCATCAGGGCCTCGGCCACATAGCGGCCACCGTATGGACCGAAATGCCCACGAATATCGGGGTCGTGCGGAGTGGACTCGGCGATCGCCGCGCTCATCTGCGGCAGGCCGGCGTTCTTCATGTTGGATGAGCCGCCGGCGTGAAGGCTGTCGGGCATCGTCTAGCGAGCCGGTTTGGGGCAGGACGGATGCGTGCCCGCGGTCACCAGATCGGCGACGGCTCCACGCGGATCGCCGCTGGTGACCAGGCCCTCACCCACCAGCACGGCATCGGCGCCGGCTCCGGCATAGGCGAGCAGGTCGGCCGTACCGCGAATGCCTGACTCGGCGATACGGATGATGCCACTGGGCAGTCCAGGGGCGATACGCGAGAAGCAATCCCGATCGATCTCAAGAGTTTTCAGATCGCGTGCGTTCACGCCGATGACCGACGCGCCAGCGGACAGGGCCCTGTCCGCCTCTTCCTCGGTATGCACTTCCACCAACGCGGTCATGCCCAGCGATTCGGTGCGATCCAGCAGCGACACCAGCGCCGTCTGTTCGAGCGCCGCCACGATCAACAGGATCAGGTCGGCGCCATGCGCGCGCGCCTCATGAATCTGATACGGGCTGATCACAAAGTCCTTGCGCAGCACGGGAACAGACACCGCCGCACGTACCGAGTCCAGGTCCTCGAGGCTTCCGTTGAACCGGCGCCCCTCGGTCAGCACGCTGATGATGCGTGCTCCCCCGTCCTCGTAGGCCTTGGCAAGTTCGGCGGGATCGCTGATATCTGCCAGCGCGCCACGCGACGGACTGGCCCGCTTGACCTCGGCGATGACGGCGATACCGGGCTCGCGCAGGGCGGCCATCACATCGAGCGGCTTGGGCGCGGCCTTGGCTGCGGCTTTCACGGTGGCGAGATCGACAACGGCTTCGCGAGCCGCGACATCGGCGCGCACGCCATCGAGGATCGAATCGAGTACGG
Coding sequences within:
- the trpB gene encoding tryptophan synthase subunit beta; translated protein: MKNAGLPQMSAAIAESTPHDPDIRGHFGPYGGRYVAEALMAVIEEVTAAYEKIRSDQSFLAELDRLQTHYVGRPSPLYEADRLRAHAGGARILLKREDLNHTGSHKINNVLGQVLLAKKMGKTRVIAETGAGQHGVATATACALLGLECVIYMGAVDTARQALNVARMRLLGSTVVSVESGSKTLKDAINDAMRDWVTNAHNTYYCFGTAAGPHPFPVMVRDFQRIIGMEARAQVLDQVGRLPDAVVACVGGGSNAIGIFHAFIDDPAVRLVGYEAAGDGVETGRHAATFTGGTPGAFQGSYSYLLQDDDGQTIESHSISAGLDYPGVGPEHAWLRETGRADYRPVTDSEAMDAFLLLSRTEGIIPAIESAHAVAGALRLGSELGEGAVIVVNLSGRGDKDVETAAKWFDLFDKDSSQS
- the trpC gene encoding indole-3-glycerol phosphate synthase TrpC, with amino-acid sequence MSSGTVLDSILDGVRADVAAREAVVDLATVKAAAKAAPKPLDVMAALREPGIAVIAEVKRASPSRGALADISDPAELAKAYEDGGARIISVLTEGRRFNGSLEDLDSVRAAVSVPVLRKDFVISPYQIHEARAHGADLILLIVAALEQTALVSLLDRTESLGMTALVEVHTEEEADRALSAGASVIGVNARDLKTLEIDRDCFSRIAPGLPSGIIRIAESGIRGTADLLAYAGAGADAVLVGEGLVTSGDPRGAVADLVTAGTHPSCPKPAR